A stretch of [Clostridium] innocuum DNA encodes these proteins:
- a CDS encoding ECF transporter S component, with protein MSAYVSTKSRMSVQTIAKISILGALAFLVMMFEIPLPFAPDFYKLGFDEVIVLIGGFALGPWAAVCIEALKIALNLLIGGTITMGVGELTNFLIGLSFVLPATIIYQRDKTRKHALFGLIAGTICMTILGGLLNYFVMLPAYSYFMNLPLDRIIEFGHAVNPNINGLLALVLMATTPFNVLKGVLCSIVVFLSYKKVSPVIKKR; from the coding sequence ATGTCAGCATATGTTTCAACAAAAAGCAGGATGAGTGTACAAACCATCGCCAAAATCAGTATTCTGGGAGCACTGGCCTTTCTGGTCATGATGTTTGAAATCCCCCTTCCCTTTGCGCCTGATTTTTATAAGCTTGGCTTTGATGAGGTTATCGTATTGATTGGAGGATTTGCTCTTGGCCCCTGGGCAGCCGTCTGCATTGAAGCTCTGAAAATCGCATTGAATCTGCTCATCGGAGGAACCATTACGATGGGCGTCGGAGAGCTTACCAACTTTCTGATTGGTCTTTCCTTTGTACTTCCGGCCACAATCATCTATCAAAGGGATAAAACGAGAAAGCATGCCCTGTTCGGTCTGATTGCAGGAACGATCTGTATGACGATACTGGGAGGACTTCTGAATTATTTCGTAATGCTGCCGGCTTATTCCTATTTTATGAACCTGCCACTGGATCGCATTATCGAATTTGGCCATGCAGTAAATCCAAACATTAACGGATTGCTTGCACTGGTGCTGATGGCAACCACCCCATTCAATGTGTTAAAGGGTGTCCTGTGCAGCATTGTTGTCTTCTTATCTTATAAAAAGGTATCCCCGGTTATAAAGAAACGGTAA